From Saccharothrix espanaensis DSM 44229, the proteins below share one genomic window:
- a CDS encoding glycoside hydrolase family 5 protein, giving the protein MARLRIALALAATLALPGVLVGAAQAAPTPGLSTQAAAALPAGSPAAVNGQLKVCGVKLCNKYGKPIQLRGMSTHGIQWYSQCVKTASLDALAGDWKADVLRISMYIQEDGYETNPRKFTDMVHGYIEEATKRGLYALVDWHQLDPGDPNYNTSRAKTFFKEIAQRHKDKTNIIYDIANEPNNVSWAKVKSYAEQVIPVIRAEDSDSLVLVGTNGWSTFGHSDGKDPQDVVKNKVSASNVMYTFHFYAGDHGSDYLAVLSKLADQVPVFVTEFGTQKASGDGSNNFTQSQKYIDLMNAKKISWVNWNFSDDERSGAVFKPGTCSGSSFTGTSKLKPAGVWIRDRIRTADDFPTS; this is encoded by the coding sequence ATGGCACGGCTCCGGATCGCACTGGCCCTGGCGGCCACGCTCGCACTACCCGGCGTCCTGGTGGGCGCGGCACAAGCGGCACCCACGCCCGGGTTGTCGACCCAGGCGGCAGCCGCCCTGCCCGCGGGCTCGCCCGCCGCGGTCAACGGCCAGCTCAAGGTGTGCGGCGTCAAGCTGTGCAACAAGTACGGCAAGCCGATCCAGCTCCGCGGCATGAGCACGCACGGCATCCAGTGGTACTCGCAGTGCGTCAAGACCGCCTCGCTCGACGCGCTGGCGGGCGACTGGAAGGCCGACGTCCTCCGGATCTCCATGTACATCCAGGAAGACGGGTACGAGACCAACCCGCGCAAGTTCACCGACATGGTGCACGGGTACATCGAGGAGGCCACCAAGCGCGGCCTGTACGCCCTGGTCGACTGGCACCAGCTCGACCCCGGCGACCCGAACTACAACACCTCGCGCGCCAAGACGTTCTTCAAGGAGATCGCCCAGCGGCACAAGGACAAGACCAACATCATCTACGACATCGCCAACGAGCCGAACAACGTGTCGTGGGCGAAGGTCAAGTCCTACGCCGAGCAGGTCATCCCGGTCATCCGCGCCGAGGACTCCGACAGCCTGGTGCTGGTCGGCACGAACGGCTGGTCCACCTTCGGGCACTCCGACGGCAAGGACCCGCAGGACGTGGTCAAGAACAAGGTGTCCGCGTCGAACGTCATGTACACGTTCCACTTCTACGCCGGCGACCACGGCAGCGACTACCTCGCCGTGCTGTCGAAGCTCGCCGACCAGGTGCCGGTGTTCGTCACCGAGTTCGGCACCCAGAAGGCGTCCGGCGACGGCTCGAACAACTTCACCCAGTCGCAGAAGTACATCGACCTGATGAACGCGAAGAAGATCAGCTGGGTCAACTGGAACTTCTCCGACGACGAGCGCTCCGGCGCGGTGTTCAAGCCCGGCACCTGCTCCGGCTCCTCGTTCACCGGCACCAGCAAGCTCAAGCCCGCCGGCGTGTGGATCCGCGACCGCATCCGCACCGCCGACGACTTCCCGACGAGCTGA
- a CDS encoding FtsX-like permease family protein has product MPTSLRLAVAEFRNRPGRAVLPGVALVVGVACLLAALMLSDAMVKATNDGAPVVPADVDLVVRTVPLTDGVLDQATADRVAAAPGVREVVAVKRTGVDLLLADGRADPRRRAVADVEPDREGLRRVPILEGRSPGRDGEIALDRVTAYQHDLHPGASVRIADAAGKPLDVVVRGITKRGAQGEQPSLVVGEGLAAKLGGEPDHLALYVLGGDAAGVAQAAGESLRVTPAAAVKAEPPSDDLAVVLLPFSILALATSVFVAAATFRAVYAQRQKHTALMRCLGAHRGPLVWANLLEALLTGAVAGAVGALLGGTVAWLLARLFDSTGLSTMLGAVQLDPALVPSGGQLLLGVAVAALLSAFAAVRPALAAARISPLAALRTSEGATPDSAVVRRRRVFGLVLVAAATGMAALGVLAKGSVAAIFLILFSGITAVFGLFGVLGPVVVPALGRIFGSVASRFGGAQWKLASAEVRRVPQRSASVAMPLLLAAAMVTYFAVTVGSAQNLEDEFSNAPRPDAVVADSGGRPLDPAAAAAVNRPEVAGTVVLHTTRGSQTDNVGERYTTRVAGVDAGRMRDFLAGQSVARPDFVDGTVLLEEYTARNLGATVGRPVTVEGLPGGSRTATFVGTVPDTLVDNADVILPDTGLAAASKVLVSFKPGADPAAFQSAVRASLGSAPTVLVTTKVDTNSENQRYLDLGIMMLMVLLGLSVAVAVTGIGTALTISVQERRKEMALRRALGVTKGGLQGGVIAEAVLLSLVGVLGGGLFGLVYAELTLLAFGVYALPGASLVPLLVGGLGVVVLAVVAAFGPARGASRIRPAAGLAAG; this is encoded by the coding sequence GTGCCCACATCCCTGCGGCTCGCGGTGGCCGAGTTCCGCAACCGACCAGGCCGGGCCGTGCTGCCCGGGGTCGCCCTGGTCGTCGGCGTCGCCTGCCTGCTGGCCGCCCTGATGCTCAGCGACGCCATGGTCAAGGCCACCAACGACGGCGCTCCGGTCGTCCCGGCCGACGTGGACCTCGTGGTGCGCACGGTGCCCCTCACCGACGGGGTGCTCGACCAGGCGACCGCCGACCGGGTCGCCGCCGCGCCCGGCGTGCGCGAGGTCGTCGCGGTCAAGCGGACCGGGGTCGACCTGCTGCTCGCCGACGGCCGGGCGGACCCGCGCCGGCGCGCCGTGGCCGACGTCGAACCGGACCGGGAGGGGCTGCGCCGGGTGCCGATCCTGGAGGGCCGCTCGCCCGGCCGCGACGGCGAGATCGCCCTCGACCGGGTGACCGCCTACCAGCACGACCTGCACCCCGGCGCGTCCGTCCGGATCGCCGACGCGGCCGGCAAGCCGCTCGACGTCGTCGTCCGGGGGATCACCAAGCGCGGCGCGCAGGGTGAGCAGCCCTCGCTCGTCGTGGGGGAGGGGCTCGCCGCCAAGCTCGGCGGCGAGCCCGACCACCTGGCGCTGTACGTGCTGGGCGGTGACGCGGCGGGCGTCGCGCAGGCGGCGGGCGAGTCGCTGCGGGTCACCCCGGCGGCCGCGGTCAAGGCCGAACCGCCGTCCGACGACCTCGCCGTCGTGCTGCTGCCCTTCAGCATCCTCGCGCTCGCCACCTCGGTGTTCGTCGCGGCGGCGACGTTCCGGGCCGTGTACGCGCAACGCCAGAAGCACACCGCCCTGATGCGCTGCCTGGGCGCGCACCGGGGGCCGCTGGTCTGGGCGAACCTGCTGGAAGCCCTGCTCACCGGCGCGGTCGCGGGCGCGGTCGGCGCGCTGCTGGGCGGCACCGTCGCGTGGCTGCTGGCCCGGCTGTTCGACTCGACCGGGCTGTCCACGATGCTCGGCGCGGTCCAGCTCGACCCGGCGCTGGTGCCCTCCGGCGGGCAGTTGCTGCTCGGTGTCGCGGTGGCCGCCCTGCTCAGCGCGTTCGCCGCGGTCCGGCCGGCGCTGGCCGCCGCGCGCATCTCGCCGCTGGCCGCGCTGCGGACCTCCGAAGGCGCCACGCCGGACAGTGCCGTGGTCCGCCGTCGACGGGTGTTCGGCCTGGTCCTGGTCGCGGCCGCGACGGGGATGGCGGCGCTCGGCGTGCTCGCCAAGGGTTCGGTCGCGGCGATCTTCCTCATCCTGTTCTCCGGCATCACGGCCGTCTTCGGCCTGTTCGGCGTGCTCGGGCCGGTCGTGGTGCCCGCGCTCGGCCGGATCTTCGGCTCGGTGGCGAGCCGGTTCGGCGGCGCGCAGTGGAAGCTGGCCTCCGCCGAGGTGCGGCGGGTGCCGCAGCGCTCCGCGTCGGTCGCCATGCCGCTGCTGCTGGCCGCCGCCATGGTCACCTACTTCGCGGTCACCGTCGGGTCGGCGCAGAACCTGGAGGACGAGTTCAGCAACGCGCCCCGACCGGACGCGGTGGTCGCCGACTCCGGCGGCCGTCCGCTCGACCCCGCCGCGGCGGCGGCCGTGAACCGGCCGGAGGTCGCCGGCACCGTCGTCCTGCACACCACGCGGGGCAGCCAGACCGACAACGTCGGCGAGCGCTACACCACCCGGGTCGCCGGCGTGGACGCCGGGCGGATGCGCGACTTCCTGGCCGGGCAGTCCGTCGCCCGTCCCGACTTCGTCGACGGGACCGTGCTGCTGGAGGAGTACACCGCGCGCAACCTGGGCGCGACGGTCGGCCGGCCGGTCACGGTGGAGGGCCTGCCCGGCGGGTCGCGCACGGCGACGTTCGTCGGCACCGTCCCCGACACCCTCGTGGACAACGCGGACGTGATCCTGCCCGACACCGGGCTGGCCGCCGCGTCGAAGGTCCTGGTCTCGTTCAAGCCGGGTGCCGATCCCGCGGCGTTCCAGAGCGCCGTGCGCGCCTCCCTGGGCTCCGCGCCGACCGTCCTGGTGACGACCAAGGTCGACACGAATTCGGAGAACCAGCGCTACCTCGACCTGGGGATCATGATGCTGATGGTGCTGCTGGGGCTTTCCGTCGCGGTGGCCGTGACCGGGATCGGCACCGCGCTGACGATCTCCGTGCAGGAACGTCGCAAGGAGATGGCGCTGCGCCGCGCGCTGGGCGTGACCAAGGGCGGCCTCCAGGGCGGGGTGATCGCCGAGGCGGTGCTGTTGTCGCTGGTGGGCGTGCTCGGCGGCGGGTTGTTCGGGTTGGTGTACGCCGAGCTGACGCTGCTGGCCTTCGGCGTCTACGCGCTGCCCGGCGCGTCGCTGGTGCCGCTGCTGGTCGGCGGGCTGGGCGTGGTCGTGCTGGCCGTGGTCGCGGCCTTCGGACCGGCCCGCGGCGCGTCCCGGATCCGGCCCGCCGCCGGCCTGGCCGCCGGGTGA
- a CDS encoding ubiquitin-like protein Pup, which yields MAQEQVQRQGGGDGDDEGDGAAAAGQERREKLGEDVDAILDEIDDVLEENAEDFVRAYVQKGGE from the coding sequence ATGGCCCAGGAACAGGTCCAGCGGCAAGGCGGCGGTGACGGCGACGACGAGGGCGACGGCGCTGCCGCCGCCGGTCAGGAACGTCGGGAGAAGCTCGGCGAGGACGTCGACGCGATCCTCGACGAGATCGACGACGTCCTGGAGGAGAACGCCGAGGACTTCGTCCGCGCGTACGTGCAAAAGGGCGGCGAGTAG
- a CDS encoding aldo/keto reductase has translation MSDIALGLAALGRPAYINLGREDALPAHRDVDAMRAACHEVLDAAYAAGVRRVDAARSYGRAEEFLAQWLAERGHRDVRVSSKWGYEYVADWRPDAEVHEVKEHSVARFTRQWGETEALLGHHVELYEVHSLTDDSPLFGDLELLAALGALRDSGVRLGFSTSGPRQADTVRRALELEMEGRRLFEAVQSTWNVLEPSAGAALAWAHETGAEVFVKEGLANGRLAVDPPARVRELAEKHDVGPDAIALAAVRAQPWADVVLSGAASAGQLHANLKAREVDLDPDELDLAEDPGGYWATRAALPWA, from the coding sequence GTGTCCGACATCGCCCTTGGTCTCGCCGCGCTCGGCCGTCCCGCCTACATCAACCTGGGACGGGAGGATGCGCTGCCGGCCCACCGCGACGTCGACGCGATGCGCGCCGCCTGCCACGAGGTGCTCGACGCCGCCTACGCGGCCGGCGTGCGGCGGGTCGACGCGGCCCGCTCCTACGGCCGGGCCGAGGAGTTCCTGGCCCAGTGGCTCGCCGAGCGCGGCCACCGCGACGTCCGGGTCTCCAGCAAGTGGGGCTACGAGTACGTCGCGGACTGGCGGCCGGACGCCGAGGTGCACGAGGTCAAGGAGCACTCCGTGGCCCGGTTCACCCGCCAGTGGGGTGAAACCGAGGCGCTGCTCGGCCACCACGTCGAGCTGTACGAGGTGCACTCGCTGACCGACGACAGCCCCCTGTTCGGCGACCTGGAGCTGCTGGCGGCGCTCGGCGCGCTGCGCGACTCCGGCGTCCGCCTGGGCTTCTCCACCTCCGGGCCGCGCCAGGCGGACACCGTGCGCCGCGCCCTGGAGCTGGAGATGGAGGGGCGGCGGCTGTTCGAGGCCGTCCAGTCCACCTGGAACGTCCTGGAGCCCTCCGCCGGCGCGGCGCTGGCGTGGGCGCACGAGACCGGCGCCGAGGTGTTCGTCAAGGAGGGGCTGGCCAACGGCCGGCTCGCGGTCGACCCGCCGGCGCGGGTCCGCGAGCTCGCCGAGAAGCACGACGTCGGCCCGGACGCGATCGCGCTCGCCGCCGTGCGCGCCCAGCCGTGGGCGGACGTGGTGCTCTCCGGCGCGGCGAGCGCCGGGCAGCTGCACGCCAACCTCAAGGCGCGCGAGGTCGACCTGGACCCCGACGAGCTCGACCTCGCCGAGGACCCGGGCGGCTACTGGGCTACTCGGGCCGCGCTGCCCTGGGCGTGA
- the prcA gene encoding proteasome subunit alpha, with the protein MTMPLYASPEQILRDRSEYARKGIARGRSVVVLRYADGVLFVAENPSATLHKVSEIYDRIGFAAVGRYSEFENLRQAGIRFADIRGYQNDPRDVTGRSLANVYAQTLGSVFSEQIKPLEVEICVAEVGRAPEQDTLYRLTYDGSIVEEPQYVVMGGQAEATGTALKDAYTENLPLVDALRVAVKALSAGSTSTGNGKPDLLDQPKLEVAVLERDRPYRAFRRIHGAALTQLLPEPPAAEAPAADAPAEAPTDAPAKGAGKKPVTDVNLPPNDSEK; encoded by the coding sequence GTGACGATGCCGTTGTACGCCTCACCCGAGCAGATCCTCCGGGACCGCTCGGAGTACGCCAGGAAGGGCATCGCGCGCGGCCGCAGCGTCGTCGTGCTGCGCTACGCGGATGGCGTGCTGTTCGTGGCGGAGAACCCCTCAGCGACCCTGCACAAGGTGTCGGAGATCTACGACCGCATCGGGTTCGCCGCGGTCGGCCGCTACAGCGAGTTCGAGAACCTGCGCCAGGCGGGCATCCGGTTCGCCGACATCCGCGGCTACCAGAACGACCCGCGCGACGTGACGGGTCGTTCCCTGGCCAACGTGTACGCGCAGACCCTCGGTTCGGTGTTCAGCGAGCAGATCAAGCCGCTGGAGGTGGAGATCTGCGTCGCCGAGGTGGGCCGCGCCCCGGAGCAGGACACCCTGTACCGGCTGACCTACGACGGTTCCATCGTGGAGGAGCCGCAGTACGTCGTGATGGGCGGCCAGGCCGAGGCGACCGGCACCGCGTTGAAGGACGCCTACACCGAGAACCTGCCGCTGGTCGACGCCCTGCGGGTCGCGGTGAAGGCGCTCAGCGCGGGCAGCACCAGCACCGGCAACGGCAAGCCGGACCTGCTCGACCAGCCCAAGCTGGAGGTGGCCGTGCTGGAGCGCGACCGCCCCTACCGCGCGTTCCGGCGCATCCACGGCGCGGCGCTGACCCAGCTGCTGCCCGAACCGCCCGCCGCCGAGGCCCCGGCCGCCGACGCGCCGGCGGAAGCACCGACCGACGCCCCGGCCAAGGGCGCCGGCAAGAAGCCGGTGACGGACGTGAACCTCCCGCCGAACGACAGCGAGAAGTAG
- the prcB gene encoding proteasome subunit beta — MDYSSTGHFPAASLPPAYLRPGSSSFTDFLRAQAPELLPSAQRYPEGSVVQAPHGTTVVALTYKGGVVLAGDRRATMGSTIAQRDMKKVFVTDDYSAVGIAGTAGIAIEIVRLFAVELRHYEKIEGVSLSLDGKANRLSAMIKGNLDAALAGLAVVPLFAGFDTEAVDPDRAGRIVSYDVTGGRYEESLGYQAVGSGSLFAKSALKKLYNPDADADAAVRAAIESLYDAADDDTGTGGPDIVRKIYPTVVTITAAQGAVHLPEAQTAAIAEAVVESRRSSPAG; from the coding sequence ATGGACTACAGCTCGACCGGGCACTTCCCGGCCGCGTCGCTGCCCCCGGCCTACCTGCGGCCGGGGTCGTCGTCGTTCACCGATTTCCTCCGTGCCCAGGCCCCCGAGCTGCTGCCGTCCGCGCAGCGCTACCCGGAGGGCTCGGTGGTGCAGGCTCCGCACGGCACGACCGTCGTGGCGCTGACCTACAAGGGCGGTGTGGTGCTCGCCGGCGACCGGCGGGCCACCATGGGCAGCACGATCGCCCAGCGCGACATGAAGAAGGTCTTCGTCACCGACGACTACTCGGCGGTGGGCATCGCGGGCACCGCGGGCATCGCCATCGAGATCGTCCGGCTGTTCGCGGTGGAACTCCGGCACTACGAGAAGATCGAGGGCGTCTCGCTGTCCCTGGACGGCAAGGCCAACCGGCTGTCCGCGATGATCAAGGGCAACCTGGACGCCGCGCTCGCCGGGCTCGCCGTGGTGCCGCTGTTCGCGGGCTTCGACACCGAGGCGGTCGACCCGGACCGGGCCGGCCGGATCGTGTCCTACGACGTGACCGGCGGCCGGTACGAGGAGTCGCTCGGCTACCAGGCCGTGGGCTCGGGCTCGCTGTTCGCGAAGTCGGCGCTCAAGAAGCTCTACAACCCGGACGCGGACGCCGACGCGGCCGTGCGGGCGGCGATCGAGTCGCTCTACGACGCGGCCGACGACGACACGGGCACCGGTGGGCCGGACATCGTCCGCAAGATCTACCCCACCGTGGTCACGATCACGGCCGCCCAGGGCGCGGTGCACCTGCCCGAGGCGCAGACGGCCGCGATCGCCGAAGCCGTGGTCGAGTCCCGCCGGTCCAGCCCCGCGGGCTGA
- a CDS encoding bifunctional helix-turn-helix transcriptional regulator/GNAT family N-acetyltransferase, whose translation MSVADVRAFNRFYTGVIGLLDDAYLDSPYSLTEVRVLLELVAGTTDVKAALGVDAGYLSRILGRFERDGLITRSPSPDDARRHVVTVTGHGRQVFADLDTRSDAAIGALLDRVPASDRTALVAAMARIRRILTDTPRSYLLRPLRPGDLGWVVHRHGVRYAEEYAYDDNFEALVARVVADYVLDHDPTREAAWIAEVDGEPVGSIFCVRGDAETARLRLLLVEPQARGLGIGKRLVEECVRFATRVGYRRMTLATVSEVEVARGIYRRAGFEPVRSEPVRKWGKDVVEETWALDL comes from the coding sequence GTGTCGGTCGCGGACGTGCGGGCGTTCAACCGGTTCTACACCGGGGTCATCGGGCTGCTCGACGACGCGTACCTCGACTCGCCCTACTCACTCACCGAGGTGCGAGTCCTGCTCGAACTCGTCGCCGGCACGACCGACGTGAAGGCCGCGCTCGGCGTGGACGCCGGCTACCTCAGCCGGATCCTGGGCCGCTTCGAGCGCGACGGCCTGATCACCCGCTCCCCCTCCCCCGACGACGCGCGCCGGCACGTGGTCACCGTGACCGGGCACGGCCGGCAGGTCTTCGCCGACCTCGACACGCGCTCGGACGCCGCGATCGGCGCGCTGCTCGACCGCGTCCCGGCATCCGACCGGACAGCCCTGGTCGCCGCGATGGCCCGGATCCGCCGCATCCTCACCGACACCCCGCGCTCCTACCTCCTGCGCCCGCTCCGCCCCGGCGACCTGGGCTGGGTCGTCCACCGGCACGGCGTCCGGTACGCCGAGGAGTACGCCTACGACGACAACTTCGAAGCTCTGGTCGCCCGGGTCGTCGCGGACTACGTGCTCGACCACGACCCGACGCGCGAAGCGGCGTGGATCGCGGAGGTCGACGGCGAGCCGGTCGGCTCGATCTTCTGCGTGCGCGGCGACGCCGAGACCGCACGGCTGCGCCTGCTGCTGGTCGAACCCCAGGCCCGCGGGCTGGGCATCGGCAAGCGGCTGGTCGAGGAGTGCGTCCGGTTCGCGACCCGGGTCGGGTACCGGCGGATGACGCTGGCCACGGTCTCCGAGGTCGAGGTGGCCCGGGGCATCTACCGGCGGGCCGGGTTCGAGCCGGTGCGCAGCGAGCCGGTCCGCAAGTGGGGCAAGGACGTGGTCGAGGAGACGTGGGCACTCGACCTGTGA
- a CDS encoding DUF6191 domain-containing protein, with the protein MIFAMSIPGLAVLLFALATGEKLLRWIRRRRGEHPVVGQAGLDEFTLMLYGTKLAEMDQRRTELMLRDEEEDGAPPNDRAIDLDSGAVRLTPRAARPE; encoded by the coding sequence ATGATCTTCGCGATGTCGATCCCCGGCCTCGCCGTGCTGCTGTTCGCCCTGGCGACCGGGGAGAAGCTGCTGCGGTGGATCCGCCGGCGCAGGGGCGAGCACCCCGTGGTCGGGCAGGCGGGCCTCGACGAGTTCACGCTGATGCTCTACGGCACCAAGCTCGCCGAGATGGACCAGCGGCGCACCGAGCTGATGCTGCGCGACGAGGAGGAGGACGGCGCGCCGCCGAACGACCGGGCGATCGACCTCGACTCGGGGGCGGTGCGCCTCACGCCCAGGGCAGCGCGGCCCGAGTAG
- the dop gene encoding depupylase/deamidase Dop: protein MRRIMGTEVEYGISVPGDATANPVLTSTQVVLAYAAAADIPRARRARWDYEVESPLRDARGFDLGGPGGHPGDSDVEDLGAANVILTNGARLYVDHAHPEYSAPEVTNARDAVIWDKAGERIMEEAAMRAATVPGQPRLQLYKNNVDGKGASYGTHENYLMQRSTPFTAVISGLTPFFASRQVVVGSGRVGIGPSGEEAGFQLSQRSDYIEVEVGLETTLKRGIINTRDEPHADADKYRRLHVIIGDANLAEYSTYLKVGTASLVLDMIEAGRRFDDLRLLDPVRAVHQISHDPTLKTKVELTGGRKFTGLDIQYAYHERASRFVEQEGYGDRDVLRVWGEVLDALARDPQECADRLDWPAKLRLLEGYRARDGLAWGSPRLHLVDLQYSDVRLDKGLYNRLVARGSMKRLVSEEEVRAAVLAPPEDTRAYFRGRCLERYPTSVAAASWDSVIFDLGRESLVRIPTLEPLRGTKAHVGALLEASDTAEQLVEALTRG, encoded by the coding sequence ATGCGGCGGATCATGGGAACCGAAGTCGAGTACGGCATCTCGGTGCCGGGTGACGCGACGGCCAACCCGGTGCTCACCTCGACACAGGTGGTGCTCGCCTACGCGGCGGCCGCCGACATACCGCGGGCCCGGCGCGCCCGCTGGGACTACGAGGTCGAATCGCCGCTGCGCGACGCGCGCGGCTTCGACCTGGGCGGGCCCGGCGGCCACCCCGGCGACAGCGACGTCGAGGACCTGGGCGCGGCCAACGTCATCCTGACCAACGGCGCGCGGCTCTACGTCGACCACGCGCACCCGGAGTACTCCGCGCCCGAGGTCACCAACGCGCGGGACGCGGTGATCTGGGACAAGGCGGGCGAGCGGATCATGGAGGAGGCGGCCATGCGCGCCGCCACCGTGCCCGGCCAGCCCCGGCTCCAGCTCTACAAGAACAACGTGGACGGCAAGGGCGCCAGCTACGGCACCCACGAGAACTACCTGATGCAGCGCAGCACCCCGTTCACCGCCGTGATCTCGGGCCTGACGCCGTTCTTCGCCTCCCGCCAGGTCGTGGTGGGCTCCGGCCGGGTCGGCATCGGCCCGTCCGGCGAGGAGGCGGGCTTCCAGCTCTCCCAGCGCTCGGACTACATCGAGGTCGAGGTCGGCCTGGAGACCACGCTCAAGCGCGGCATCATCAACACCCGCGACGAGCCGCACGCCGACGCCGACAAGTACCGCCGGCTGCACGTCATCATCGGCGACGCGAACCTGGCCGAGTACTCCACCTACCTCAAGGTCGGCACCGCCTCGCTGGTGCTGGACATGATCGAGGCCGGCCGCCGGTTCGACGACCTGCGGCTGCTCGACCCGGTCCGCGCGGTGCACCAGATCAGCCACGACCCGACGCTCAAGACCAAGGTCGAGCTGACCGGCGGCCGCAAGTTCACCGGCCTGGACATCCAGTACGCCTACCACGAGCGCGCCTCGCGGTTCGTGGAGCAGGAGGGCTACGGCGACCGAGACGTGCTGCGGGTGTGGGGCGAGGTGCTCGACGCGCTGGCCCGCGACCCGCAGGAGTGCGCCGACCGGCTCGACTGGCCCGCCAAGCTGCGCCTGCTGGAGGGCTACCGCGCCCGCGACGGCCTGGCCTGGGGCTCGCCCCGGCTGCACCTGGTCGACCTGCAGTACTCCGACGTGCGGCTGGACAAGGGCCTGTACAACCGGCTGGTCGCCCGCGGCTCGATGAAGCGCCTGGTCAGCGAGGAGGAGGTGCGCGCCGCGGTGCTCGCGCCGCCGGAGGACACCCGCGCCTACTTCCGCGGCCGGTGCCTGGAGCGGTACCCGACCTCGGTGGCCGCCGCGTCGTGGGACTCGGTGATCTTCGACCTGGGCCGCGAGTCGCTGGTCCGGATCCCCACCCTGGAGCCCCTGCGCGGCACGAAGGCGCACGTCGGAGCGCTGCTGGAGGCCTCGGACACGGCGGAGCAACTGGTCGAGGCGCTCACCCGCGGCTGA
- a CDS encoding NUDIX hydrolase — MEHVLVVDPDGTPVGSATRARMRAEGLWHACAVIVVRSRDGERLFVHRRTDTKDVYPGLYDPTCGGVVAADETPDECAVRELAEELGVTEPPKFLFKTPFVDGTIRYIAHVYEVRCDGPFTLQPEEVASGEWVDVAEVRAKAECPEWPVVPDGRALIREWFSWA; from the coding sequence GTGGAGCACGTGCTGGTGGTGGACCCGGACGGCACTCCGGTGGGCTCGGCGACGCGGGCACGGATGCGCGCGGAGGGCCTGTGGCACGCGTGCGCGGTGATCGTCGTGCGGTCACGGGACGGCGAGCGGCTGTTCGTGCACCGTCGTACGGACACCAAGGACGTCTACCCCGGCCTGTACGACCCGACGTGCGGCGGAGTCGTCGCGGCGGACGAGACGCCGGACGAGTGCGCGGTGCGCGAGCTGGCCGAGGAGCTGGGTGTCACCGAACCGCCGAAGTTCCTCTTCAAGACACCGTTCGTCGACGGAACCATCCGCTACATCGCGCACGTTTACGAGGTGCGCTGCGACGGTCCGTTCACCCTGCAACCCGAAGAGGTCGCATCGGGCGAGTGGGTGGACGTGGCCGAAGTCCGGGCGAAGGCGGAGTGCCCCGAGTGGCCGGTGGTGCCGGACGGTCGGGCCCTGATCAGGGAGTGGTTCTCGTGGGCATGA